From a single Micromonospora pallida genomic region:
- a CDS encoding DUF6851 domain-containing protein has translation MTILRRLRRRRLGGVVALAVTMALAGSLTSGVSAAPQEEAAFDLDHGNVLLEVVYPTFNMVSRTESLGRPQSWTLDHAMLLELPWFDAIAPYHPTAVGIFSDLGRRPAAEHTTRNKNIAVTYSAFTSFNAVLPQYRSTWLGMMELAGLDPNNTAEDPTTASGIGILAAKNAAAARKNDGSNRDGDAGDRKYNQQPYADYTGYRPVNTAYQLRNPSRWQPNTTSAREVFTAQEFATPQFGRVKPFTYDSPQEFRVAPPTNSNHLDRRAYRSQADAVLRASANLDDRQKVTAELFNDNVRPFGIVAGAIARGNVHLNTEETVRYVAASVVAGVDVVIASWYLMRKYDSVRPYSAIRYLYGEKKLTAWGGPGKGTVNDITGDEWQGYLSSLAFASPEYPSASAALCLAYTQQARRFIGTDQLNIAWPVAKGSSLVEPGVTPASDLTLSWSSLSAFASDCGQSRVWGGDNFPSSVEAAKQYAPQIGDRAYDFVQRKLNGR, from the coding sequence GTGACGATTCTGAGGCGGCTACGGAGACGGCGCCTGGGGGGCGTGGTGGCCCTCGCCGTGACGATGGCCCTGGCGGGATCGCTGACCAGTGGCGTGTCGGCGGCGCCACAGGAGGAGGCGGCCTTCGACCTCGACCACGGGAACGTCCTGCTCGAGGTCGTCTACCCGACCTTCAACATGGTGTCGCGTACGGAGAGCCTCGGCCGCCCACAGTCGTGGACCCTGGACCACGCCATGCTGTTGGAACTGCCGTGGTTCGACGCCATCGCCCCTTACCACCCCACGGCGGTCGGCATCTTCTCGGACCTCGGCCGGCGGCCGGCGGCGGAACACACGACGCGTAACAAGAACATCGCCGTCACGTACTCGGCCTTCACCTCGTTCAACGCGGTCCTTCCGCAGTACCGGTCGACCTGGCTCGGAATGATGGAGTTGGCGGGCCTCGACCCGAACAACACCGCGGAGGACCCGACCACGGCCAGCGGTATCGGCATTCTCGCCGCCAAGAACGCCGCGGCGGCGAGGAAGAACGACGGTTCCAACCGGGACGGTGACGCGGGCGACCGCAAGTACAACCAGCAGCCCTACGCCGACTACACGGGCTACCGGCCGGTCAACACGGCGTACCAGCTCCGCAACCCGTCCCGCTGGCAGCCGAACACCACCTCGGCGCGGGAGGTCTTCACGGCCCAGGAGTTCGCGACCCCTCAGTTCGGCCGGGTGAAGCCGTTCACGTACGACAGCCCCCAAGAGTTTCGGGTCGCTCCGCCGACCAACAGCAACCACCTCGACCGCCGGGCCTACCGCAGTCAGGCCGACGCCGTCCTGAGGGCGTCGGCGAACCTGGACGACCGCCAGAAGGTGACCGCCGAGCTGTTCAACGACAACGTCCGGCCCTTCGGGATCGTCGCCGGCGCGATCGCCCGCGGGAACGTCCACCTCAACACCGAGGAGACCGTCCGCTACGTCGCCGCCTCGGTGGTGGCCGGCGTCGACGTGGTCATCGCCTCCTGGTACCTGATGCGCAAGTACGACTCGGTGCGACCGTACAGCGCGATCCGTTACCTGTACGGCGAGAAGAAGCTGACGGCGTGGGGTGGCCCGGGGAAGGGCACCGTCAACGACATCACCGGTGACGAGTGGCAGGGCTACCTGAGCAGCCTGGCCTTTGCCTCTCCCGAATACCCGTCCGCCTCCGCCGCGCTCTGCCTCGCCTACACCCAGCAGGCGCGACGCTTCATCGGCACCGACCAGTTGAACATCGCCTGGCCGGTGGCCAAGGGTTCCTCGCTCGTCGAACCGGGCGTTACCCCGGCCAGCGACCTGACCCTGTCCTGGAGCAGCCTGAGCGCCTTCGCCAGCGACTGTGGCCAGAGCAGGGTCTGGGGCGGTGACAACTTCCCGTCGTCGGTCGAGGCCGCGAAGCAGTACGCGCCGCAGATCGGCGACCGGGCCTACGACTTCGTCCAGCGCAAGCTGAACGGCCGCTGA